Within Cnuibacter physcomitrellae, the genomic segment AGACGGGGTCGGCCCGCGCGCCTCGCCCTCATGGCGGTGCTCGCGCTCGTCGCCGCGACCGCGGTCGTGCTGCCCTACCGGACGGCGCTCACGCAGACGATCGCCGCGCTGCCGTCGGGTCGTTGGCACTCCGACCTGCGCGAGCCGGGCCCGTTCCGCGACGCGCTCACCGCGCTCGAGGCCGAGACCGGACACGACCAGCTGGTCTCGATCTCCGTGAGCGACGACCTCATGGTGGTCGACGCACCCCTCACGCCCGGAGCGCTGCCCACCGACAGGCTGACGTACCGTCGGGGGTCGGTCGAGCGCGACGGCGCCGCCACCATCCAGCCGCGCACGCCGGCGGAGGCGTTCTCGACGAGCGAGCTCGACTGGGACGGCGTGTGGGCCACGGTGACGACCATCGCCGCGGAGCGCGGCTACCCGCTCGACGGGATCTCCCTGAGCGTCTCGAGGACGTCGGACTCCGACGTCGACAGTCCCACCTTCGCCGAGTCGGTGAGCGACGTCCGCGTCTACGCCACGGTGGGCGACGACTATCGATCGGAGAGCATCGTCATGTCCGCTGACGGCGCCATCGTCCCATCCGCGGGCTGACGGGCCGGTCAGTCCTTCGACGGGGCGTGGCCGCTGTGGGAGATCGGGTTGTTGTGACCGAGCGGGATGCCCGCGACGCCCTCCGGCTCCTCGACCAGTTGAAGACCCCCGGGCTTGTTCGCCTCGAGCATGAGCAGGTCGACCCAGTCGCTGTTGATCGCGGGCTTCCGGTGTCCGTAGTACTTGAACGTGATGTCGGCGACGGGATGGACCCACACGGTGGTCCGCCCGTCCCCGGAGTCGACGCTGTCGCGCCAGCTGAACAGCATCGACTCGCCTCGACGGAGCTTGGCCCCGACGACGATCTGCAGGTGAGCGAGGACCCTGTCCTCGAACTCGACCTCCACATGCGGGCCGCACAGGAACTTACCCATCACGCCTCCTCGAGCATCGCCGCTCCGACAGCGGCCCTCTCTGCGCACCGTATGGCGACCGACGCCCGGTCCGCGCAAGGGTTGACAGACTCGACGACGGCATGGGATGAGCGATCAGAAGTCGGAGGGGAGATCGAGCGCGTCGCCGGCCGCCGAGCTGGCGTTGTGTGATCGCCCCAGCTCGTCGAGGCGGTCGATCATGTACCTCTCCGCGTCGGCGTTGTCGGGGTCGGGCAAGTCGGTGGAGGCGGACTCGATCATCAAGGTCGTCCCCGGCCCCAGCAGGAAGGTCGCGTCCGCGTCGTTCCCGTCGGGTCCCAGCACCCGCACGGAGACGTTGTCCGTCGTGCCCTTCCGCGCCAGCTCCGTGGCGTACTGCATCAGCAGATCGGCGACACCGCTACCGGTGAGGATGGACTTGTCCGCGTACGTCACGTGCTTCATACCCATGCAACCTAAGACCCCGCTGCGGCGGCCGCGGTGGGGTTGACTCGGATGAGGACCCGCGCAGACTGGAGTCATGGAATTCGGTGGAGTGACTCCGCTCGACGCCCCCGACCCCAGCCTCGCCTCAGAAGCCCGCCTGCGCGCGTGTGCGTTCCCGATCATCGAGTTGAAGCCTCAGCCGTCGATCGCTCGGACGCCCATCACAGGCTTCACCGAGAGCCGGGGCTCGGCCGGACTCTTCGAGTCGTCGGTCCGGTTCAGCTACACCCTGTGGCGCTACCCCGAGGATCGCTCCGATCCGCGGAACGAGGTCGAGCTCGACGAGCGCACCCGGCGCTCCATCGACGAGGAGCCCCCGTGGGGCCGCCCGGACTGGCTGCGGGAGCAGGCGCGGCTCTTCCATTACCCGATCCTGTGGGAGGCGGTCCGGACGAGCTGGTACGGGTCGGCCGAGCACCCGACGGGGACGGTGCCGCTCCAGATGGTCGACCACGTCAACCACGTGCTCCGCAACTCGTTCCGCGAGCAGCTGGGGCTGCCCGCCGGTCCGGGCGGAGGTGACGAGTGGAAGGCGAGCGTCTCCGCCGTCGTTCCCAGCACCGTCGTCGTCGACGGCGAGGCCCGGGAGGGCGTGCGGATCGACACCGACCCCTGGGTCTCCGCGGTCGGCTTCCCGGTGAGCGAGCGGGTGCTGTGCACGGCCGTCGTGGCGCGCGACGCGCTCCCCTTCGTCGACCTGGAGCTGTCGACCTTCCGGGTCTAGGACGGTCTACGCGGAGAGAGCGGACTCGACGGCGTCGGCCACCGCATCCGCCCGCGAGTGGTCGGCGAGACCGCGAGTGACGTACGACATGGCGTAGTCGGGCCCGGCGGCATACCAGCCGCTGCTGCCTCCGATGCCGCCCATCCCGATCTCGCCGCCCTCGACCCGCATCCCGAGCGACCACTGGACCTCACCACGGACGAAGCGGTCGTAGCCCGATGCCGACGGCTCGAGCAGCTCGCGGTGGAGCGCTGCACCGAGGATCCCGGCGAGACGGCCGTTCGTCCGATGCACGTCGTCGTAGAACAGCGCGAGCGGGCATCCGTGACGAGCCCGATCGCGGGGAACGACGTCTCCCGCCACTCGGGTGAGGCGAGCTCGTCGAGGTCGAGGAGTCCCCTGGGGATCTCGAGGCAGCGCCGGACGGCGTCGTCCTCCAGATGACTCCCCGGCCAGCCCGGCGCGATCGACTCGAGGGTCGCGATCACGCCCTGCTCCGGACGCGGTACGCCGAACCGGACGCGCAACCCGAGTGCGGAGGAGAGAGTCGCGGTCCCTTCGGCGATTGAAGGCGCACCCGCCGCAGCGAGGACCCCGTCCACGAGGTGCCCGTAGGTCGCCGCGTGCTCGACCAGGACCGTGCCAGGGGTCGTCGCGGGAGGCGAGTCCGCGAGCGAGCGGCGGAGTCCCTCAGAGTCAGTGGGACGGATGGTCGCTGCCGCGTCGGGGAAGGCGTGCTTCCCCGACGTGTGCGAGAGCATCATCCGCAGCGTGGTCGGACGTTCGGGGTGGTCGCGATACTCGGGCCACCACCGGGTCACGGGGCTCCCCTGGCGGACCGTGCCGCCCGGCGGTCGAGCGGCACATCATCCGGCCGGGACGTGTTTCGAGAAGGTAAAACCCCGGGTGGGTTTCACGAAAAGCCTTGACCTGCTGAATATCTTCAATAAAGTAAATGCAATCTCGTCGAGGAGGAGGATCGAATGGCTAGTCAGGACCAGAACGTCTCAGCCGATGCCATGAAGACCCTCCTGCTCTCCGTCGGTTCTCAGGTGAAGAACCTCCGGAAGGAGCGCGGCCTCACTCTGGCCGCGCTCTCCGAGACGACGGGGCTCAGCCCGGCGATCGTCAGCCAGATCGAGAGGGGACTCGCGAACCCCTCCTTCTCGACGCTGGTCCAGATCGCCCATGGGCTGGACATCCCCGTGGGCCGGTTCTTCGCCACGAGCGAGGTTCCTCCTTCGCCAGTAGTCCGCAAGCACGAGCGCCAGAACTTCACGAGGGTCTCTCGTGAAGCGGTCGGTGACGCTGTGTACGAGCAGCTGACCCCCGACCTCAACGGCGCGCTCGAAGCCCACTGGGTGGTCAGTCCTCCCGGACACGACACCAGTGCCACGCCGTTCCGACACATCGGCGAGGAGCTCGGCATCATCCTCTCCGGGAAGCAGGACGTCTACCTCGACGGAGTGCGCTACACCGTCGAGGCAGGGGACTCCATCAGGTACTCCTCCGAGCTGCCGCACTGGTACGTCAACGCCTATGACGAGGACTGCGTCTCCATCTGGGTCAGCACTCCGCCCTCCTGGTGAGCCGCGCCCCGCTCCTCGTCTGAGCGACCCCGCGCCTCCCGTCACACCGCACCACCTGCCCGACACGCCCTCCCGCGGCGGGCAGCGAGCCAGTCTGCGTCAGATCCACCCCACCTTCCGCTCCGTCGCGCCCGAGGGCCCGACACCGAGCGCTCTTCGTCACGCCCGCGAAAGGGATCGTCATGATCGACACCGGCACCACCTCCTCCACCTCCACCCGCCCGCGCTTCTCCCCCGAGGTCCGCCGAGGGCTGTTCAGCCTCGGCCTCGGCAACACGCTCGAGTGGTACGACTGGATGCTCTTCGGCCTGCTCTCCGCGTTCATCGGCCCGAACTTCTTCCCCTCCGACAACGCCGTCACCGCCACGCTCGGTGCGCTGTCCATCTTCGCCGTCGGGTTCGCCTTCCGGCCCTTGGGCGGCATCATCCTCGGCACGCTCGCCGACAAGATCGGCCGCCGACGAGTGATGCTCCTCTCGGTCGGCATGATCGCCGTCGCCACCCTCGTGATCGCCTTCACGCCCACGTACGAGCAGATCGGGATCTGGTCCGGCCTGATCCTGCTGCTCTGCCGGATCGTGCAGGGCATCTCGACCGGGATCGAGGCGCCCCTCTCGACCGCCCACGCCGTCGAGCTGGCCCCGGAGGGCAGGGAGGGCATGGTCGCGGGGGTCATCTCCGTGTACGTCAACCTCGGCATCCTGCTGGCCTCCCTCGTCAGCTTCTTCTGCAGCCTGGCCCTCGGCAGCGAGGTGATGGGCGAGTGGGGCTGGCGCATCCCGTTCCTCGTCGGGGCCGCCCTGGGCGTCGTCGTCCTGTACCTGCGTCGCACCCTCCCCGAGACGTTGAAGGCCGACGAGATGGCCGCGTCGACCACCGGATCCGTGTGGTCCGGCGTCCGCAGGAACTGGCTCGGCGTGCTCGCCGTGATCTTCGTGGTCGGCGCCGTGCAGGCGTACAGCTACGCCTGGAACACCGGCCTCCCGAGCGCCGCGCGAAGCGGCTTCAAGGAGGACGCGACCGCGGTCTTCGCCCTCACCACCGCGCTGGGCGTCATCATGGTCGTCGGCAGCTGGGTGGTCGGGAGGTTCGTGGACGGCCGGCCGCTCTCGAAGTGGTTCGTCATCGCGCGGCTCCTGGCGATCCCGTCGGTGTTCCTCATGCTGGCCTACGTCTCGCCCGGGATCGGCGGCTTCGCACTCGTCCTCCTCGGCGGCTCGATCGTCCTGGTCTTCAACATGACCCTCTACAACGTCGTCGCCACGTCGCTCCTGCCGAAGGCCTCCCGCGGCGCCGGAGTGGCCCTCGGCTACGGCATCGGCGTGGCCCTGTTCGGCGGCACCGCCTCGTACCTGCTCGTCTGGCTGCAGTCGCTCGGTCTGACCTGGGTGTTCCCCACCTACGTCGCCGTGCTCTGCGCGCTCAGCGTGCTGTTCTACGTCCTTGCGCGGTCGCGCAATGGACTCTTCGTCGGAAAGTGAGTACCCCATGACAGCCCTCGATCTCCGCATCCGCCCCGCCGATCTGGACGTCCCCGTCGCGTCGACCTCCGACGTCATCGTCGTCGGCGGCGGCCCGGCCGGTGTCTCCGCAGCGGTCACCGCGGCCCGCTCCGGCGCCTCCGTCACCCTCATCGAGCGCTACCCGTACCTGGGCGGCCTGGCCAGCGGCGGCATGGTGCTCGTGCTGGACGACATGGTGAACGGGCCCGAGATCTCGGTGACCGGCATCGTGTCGGAGTACATCGAGCGCCTCGACCGCCTCGGCCTCGTCGTCGTGGCCCCCGAGGAGGACCGCCGCGCCTCCCGCGAGACCTGGAACCGCTGGGGCCGGTACGGCCTCTTCGACTTCCACTCGCACACCCAGCCGAAGCCGATCTGCTACGCCGCCGCGTTCGATCCGGATGGCTGGAAGCGGGTCTCCAACGACCTCGTGCGCGAGTCCGGCGTCGATCTCGTGCTGCACGCCTGGTTCAGCCGGCCCATCGTCGAGGACGGCGTCATGAAGGGCGTCGTCTGCGAGACGAAGGCCGGTCCCCGCGCCTACCTCGGCTCGGTCGTCATCGACACGACGGGCGACATCGACGTGGCGTCGCGGGCAGGAGCAAGCCACATCCGCGACAGCTACCTCACCACCCTGGTGTTCCGCCTCGGCGGCGTCGACACCGAGGCAGCCGAGCGGTTCGAGCAGGAGAACCCGAAGGAGGCCCGCGCGATCAACCGGACCATCAAGCGGCTGCTCGGCGGGGCGTGGGAGCTGTGGTGGCTGAAGACCCCGCTGCCCGGCGTGGTCTGGTGCAACGCGCCGCACATGACCGGATTCGACGGCTCCGACCCGGACGACCTCACGCGGGCCGAGTTCGCAGCCAGGGACCGCATCGTCGAGGCCGTGGCCCACGTCAAGGAGCACCTGCCCGGGTTCGCCGACTGCTACGTCATCGACGCCGCACCCCAGATGGGGGTCCGGCAGACGCGACTGCTCGAGGGCGAGTACGTCATGACCAAGGACGACGTCACCTCCCGTCGGCACTTCGCCGACTCGGTCGCCCGAGGCCGGGACTACTACTACCCGTACCGGTCGCTCCTGCCCCGCGAGGTCGACCAGCTGCTGGTCGCCGGCCGCCACTACTCCGCCACCCCCGACGCTCAGAAGTCGTCTCGGGAGATCCCGCCGTGCATGGCGATGGGTCAGGCGGTCGGCGTGGCCGCGGCCCTCGCGGTCGACTCGGGCGTCCTCGTCCGCGACGTGCCCGCGGCCGACATCCAGGTCGGGATGCGACGCCACGGGGCCGACCCCGGCGACGTCCCCGCGGCCAACGCCACCCTGGACGCGGACGCTGTGGTCAGCGCATGACCGGTCCGACCCTCGAGGAGAGAACGCGTGCACAGGTCGAGAAGGAGGAGGACATGACACCGGATGCGGCGCTCCCGCTGGCGGGACTCACCGTGGTCGACTTCACCCAGGTGTACATGGGGCCGAGCGCCACGCAGCTGCTCGGCGACTTCGGCGCCGACGTGATCAAGGTCGAGCGGCCGGGACTCGGCGACATCTCACGGAACTCGTTCCCCGACCCGGACGGGCAGGACAACCCGATCTTCCTGTCCATCAACCGCAACAAGCGCAGCCTGTCGGTGGACACCCGGCAGGAGGAGGGCCGTGCGCTCCTCCGCGGGATCATCGCCGACGCCGACGTCGTGGTGAGCAACTTCCGGCACGGCGTGATGGAGCGGATGGGGTTCGGGTACGAGGAGCTCTCCCGCGACAACCCCGGTCTGATCTGGGCCTCGGGCACCGGGTTCGGCACCGAGGGCCATTACGCCCACAAGGGCGGGCAGGATGCGATCGCCCAGGCCTACTCGGGCGTCATGTGGCGGCGGGAGTCGCCCGACACCCCGCTGACCATGTACCCGACGACGCTGGCCGACTACACCACGGGGATGCACCTGCTGCAGGGCATCCTGCTCGCCCTCCGGAGCCGTGACCGCACCGGGCTCGGCCAGCGCGTGGAGGTCACCATGTACGACTCGATGCTGCACATGCAGATGCAGGAGGCGTGCATGCAGCTCAACCGCGGATACGAGGTGAACTGGGCCGAGATGCCCCTGAGCGGCGTGTTCGAGACCTCCGACGGCGCGCTCTGCCTCGTCGGGGGCTTCACGACGAACCCGCTCCACCACCTGTCCCGGGCGCTGGGGCTCGAGGAGGACCTCGGCGAGCGGCCCGACCTCCAGACGCTCGAGCAGCAGTTCGCGGCCAAGCCCGAGCTGCACCGCATCTTCGCCGAGCGCTTCGCCACCGACACCACCGCGTCCTGGTGCGACCGTCTCGAGGAGGAGGGCCTGCTCAACGCCCCCGTGCACTCGCTCGCCCAGGCGCTCGACGACCCGCAGACCACGGCCAATCGGATGATCGTGGAGGCGGAGCATCCGACGGTCGGACCGGTGAAGATGCTCAACGTGCCGATCCGGCTCTCGGCGACACCCGCATCCGTCCGCCGCGTCGCGCCACGGCTCGGCGAGCACAACGCCGAGATCCTCCGCGAGTACGGCGTCGACGAGGACACCATCGGGCGGCTGCGCGCCGACGGGGTGCTGCGGTGAGCGCGTCCGAGACGGACGGCGTCCGGTTCTCGCTGCGGGACGGGGTGGCCCGGGTCACGCTCGATCGGCCGCGGGTCCTCAACGCCGTCGACGCGGCCACCCACGATCGTCTCAACCGGATCTGGGCCGAGATCGAGACGGACCCGTCCGTGCGGGTCGTGGTGATCACGGGCGCAGGAGACCGGGCCTTCAGCGTGGGCGCCGACATGTCGGCGGAGGGTGTCGCCAAGACCGGCCTCGAGTACTGGGCGGACATGGATCCGAACGGCTTCGGCGGTCTGAGCCTGCGGCGCACCCTCGACGTGCCCGTCATCGCCCGGGTCAACGGCTATGCGCTGGGCGGCGGCCTCGAGATGGTGCTCGGCGCCGACATCGTGGTCGCCGCGGAGCACGCCCAGCTCGGACTGACCGAGCCACGGGTCGGCAGGCTGGCCCTCGACGGCGGCATCGCGCTGCTCACGCAGCGGCTGCCGCACACGGTCGCGATGGGGATGCTGCTCACCGGCCGGAAGGCGACCGCGGCCGAGCTGCACGCCGCTGGGCTGATCAACGAGGTCGTGCCCGCCGCCGAGCTCGACGCCGCCGTCGACCGCTGGGTGGCCGACATCCTGCGTTGCGCGCCCTCCTCGGTGCGAGCGGTGAAGCAGATGGTCACCCGCACGGCGCACCTCGCCCCGCACGAGGCGCGCGCGATGCTCGTGCCCGCTCTCGCCGAGGCCCTGCAGGGCGCCGAGCAGGACGAGGGAGTGCGCGCGTTCCAGGAGAAGCGGCCGCCGTCGTGGGATCGCACCGCCGCGGCATCGGGGTCGGCACCGAACGGCGCCCCGTCCCCATCAGAACCACAGGAGGAGAACCGATGACCACACCACTCGCCCCCGGAGTCTGGGGAGTGCTCGCCACGCCCTTCCGCGGCGCCGACCTCGATGTCGACCGTGAGAGCGTCGCCGCGCTCGCCCGCCACTACGAGCGCATCGGAGCGACAGGCCTCACCGTGCTGGGCGTCTTCGGCGAGGCCGCGAGCCTCGCCCCCCGCGAGCGCGCCGACGTGCTGGCCACGGTGGTGGACGCCACCGAGCTGCCCGTCGTCGCCGGTCTGACGTCGCTGGCGACGAGGCCCGCACTCGAGGAGGCGGCGCTCGCCCTCGAGGTCGTCGGCGATCGGCTCGCCGGGGTCATGCTCCAGGTGTCGTCGGCCCGGCCGGGTCAGGTGATCGAGCATCTGACGGCCGTGCACGACAGCCTGGGCGTGGGAGTCGTCCTGCAGGACTACCCCGTCGCGAGCGGCGTCTCGATCCCGGGCGGCGACCTCGCCGCGATCGTCGAGGCGTGTCCGTTCGTCGTCGCGGTGAAGTCCGAGGCGCCTCCCACGAGCGTGGCCATCGCCGCCCTCACCGCGCGCCTCGACGTCCCGGTCTTCGGCGGCCTGGGCGGGCAGGGACTCCTCGACGAGCTGCAGGCGGGGGCCGCCGGGGCGATGACCGGGTTCTCCGCTCCCGAGGGACTGCTGGCGTGCATCACGGCCTGGAACGAACACGGCTTCGCCGCCGCCCGGGCCGCGCTCATGCCCTACCTGCCCCTCATCAACCTCGAGCAGCAGCCGCGCATCGCCCTCGCCGTGCGCAAGGAGCTCCTGCGTCGACGCGGGCTCATCGCGGAGGCGGGAGCCCGCCCGCCCGCGGTCGCCTTCCCCGAGGCGCTCGCTCCGGCGGTGGAGGCCCATCTCGCAGAGCTCGAGCTCGAGGTGGGGCTCGCGCTCGGACTCCGGGCCGCCGCGGGGGTGAGCCGCTGATGGACCTCGGGATCGAGGGCAGGATCGCGCTCGTCGCGGCCTCGACGGGAGGGCTCGGACTCGCGGTCGCGACCGCCCTCGCGGCAGAGGGCGCCCGCGTCGTCGTCACCGGCCGGTCGCTCGAGAAGGCGCGGCAGGCGGCCGCGGACCTGCCCGGTGCGGTGGCCCGCGAGCTGGACGTCGACGACCCGGATGCCCCGGGCCGCGTGATCGACGAGGTCGCTGCGACCCTGGGACCGGTCGACATCCTCGTCACCAACGGGCCGGGTCCGGCGCCCAGCACCGCGCGCGCGACGAGCGCCGAGGCGTTCGAGGCCGCCGCCGCGCGACTCTTCCTCCCGCAGCAGCGGATGATCGCGGCGGCGCTCCCGGCGATGACCGTGGGGGGCTGGGGGCGCATCCTGGCCGTGGGGTCGAGCGGGGTCGTCGCTCCGCTGCCCGGGCTCGCGGCCTCGAACGTCGCCCGGGCCGCCCTCGCCGCGTACCTCAAGACGCTCGCGGGCGAGGTCGCGGCCGACGGCATCACGGCGAACCTGCTGCTGCCGGGCCGGATCGCGACGGATCGCACCGCATCGCTCGACGCCGCCGCGGCCGTGCGCCGCGGTCTCGACCTCGAGACGGTGCAGGAGGAGTCGCGATCGAGCATCCCCGCCCGCCGCTACGGACGGCCCGACGAGTTCGGGGCCGCCGCCGCCTTCCTCTGCAGCGAGCGGGCCTCGTACATCACGGGGGTCGCGCTCCGCTGCGACGGCGGACTCGTCCCCGTGCTCTGAGGCGACCGCCCGGGCATCACCACGACAGACACACCAGAACCACCCCGAGGAGCACCATGAGCACCGTCCAGACCACCACCCGCGCCCGCAACCTCATCGGAGGGGAGTGGGTCGGCGACGCCGACTTCGAGCGCCGCAACCCCGCCCGCCCCGACGAGGTGGCCTCCGTCGCCCCGTCGTCCTCGGC encodes:
- a CDS encoding SDR family oxidoreductase, coding for MDLGIEGRIALVAASTGGLGLAVATALAAEGARVVVTGRSLEKARQAAADLPGAVARELDVDDPDAPGRVIDEVAATLGPVDILVTNGPGPAPSTARATSAEAFEAAAARLFLPQQRMIAAALPAMTVGGWGRILAVGSSGVVAPLPGLAASNVARAALAAYLKTLAGEVAADGITANLLLPGRIATDRTASLDAAAAVRRGLDLETVQEESRSSIPARRYGRPDEFGAAAAFLCSERASYITGVALRCDGGLVPVL
- a CDS encoding helix-turn-helix domain-containing protein; its protein translation is MASQDQNVSADAMKTLLLSVGSQVKNLRKERGLTLAALSETTGLSPAIVSQIERGLANPSFSTLVQIAHGLDIPVGRFFATSEVPPSPVVRKHERQNFTRVSREAVGDAVYEQLTPDLNGALEAHWVVSPPGHDTSATPFRHIGEELGIILSGKQDVYLDGVRYTVEAGDSIRYSSELPHWYVNAYDEDCVSIWVSTPPSW
- a CDS encoding DUF7882 family protein; its protein translation is MGKFLCGPHVEVEFEDRVLAHLQIVVGAKLRRGESMLFSWRDSVDSGDGRTTVWVHPVADITFKYYGHRKPAINSDWVDLLMLEANKPGGLQLVEEPEGVAGIPLGHNNPISHSGHAPSKD
- a CDS encoding dihydrodipicolinate synthase family protein, which gives rise to MTTPLAPGVWGVLATPFRGADLDVDRESVAALARHYERIGATGLTVLGVFGEAASLAPRERADVLATVVDATELPVVAGLTSLATRPALEEAALALEVVGDRLAGVMLQVSSARPGQVIEHLTAVHDSLGVGVVLQDYPVASGVSIPGGDLAAIVEACPFVVAVKSEAPPTSVAIAALTARLDVPVFGGLGGQGLLDELQAGAAGAMTGFSAPEGLLACITAWNEHGFAAARAALMPYLPLINLEQQPRIALAVRKELLRRRGLIAEAGARPPAVAFPEALAPAVEAHLAELELEVGLALGLRAAAGVSR
- a CDS encoding FAD-dependent oxidoreductase, whose translation is MTALDLRIRPADLDVPVASTSDVIVVGGGPAGVSAAVTAARSGASVTLIERYPYLGGLASGGMVLVLDDMVNGPEISVTGIVSEYIERLDRLGLVVVAPEEDRRASRETWNRWGRYGLFDFHSHTQPKPICYAAAFDPDGWKRVSNDLVRESGVDLVLHAWFSRPIVEDGVMKGVVCETKAGPRAYLGSVVIDTTGDIDVASRAGASHIRDSYLTTLVFRLGGVDTEAAERFEQENPKEARAINRTIKRLLGGAWELWWLKTPLPGVVWCNAPHMTGFDGSDPDDLTRAEFAARDRIVEAVAHVKEHLPGFADCYVIDAAPQMGVRQTRLLEGEYVMTKDDVTSRRHFADSVARGRDYYYPYRSLLPREVDQLLVAGRHYSATPDAQKSSREIPPCMAMGQAVGVAAALAVDSGVLVRDVPAADIQVGMRRHGADPGDVPAANATLDADAVVSA
- a CDS encoding CaiB/BaiF CoA transferase family protein, yielding MTPDAALPLAGLTVVDFTQVYMGPSATQLLGDFGADVIKVERPGLGDISRNSFPDPDGQDNPIFLSINRNKRSLSVDTRQEEGRALLRGIIADADVVVSNFRHGVMERMGFGYEELSRDNPGLIWASGTGFGTEGHYAHKGGQDAIAQAYSGVMWRRESPDTPLTMYPTTLADYTTGMHLLQGILLALRSRDRTGLGQRVEVTMYDSMLHMQMQEACMQLNRGYEVNWAEMPLSGVFETSDGALCLVGGFTTNPLHHLSRALGLEEDLGERPDLQTLEQQFAAKPELHRIFAERFATDTTASWCDRLEEEGLLNAPVHSLAQALDDPQTTANRMIVEAEHPTVGPVKMLNVPIRLSATPASVRRVAPRLGEHNAEILREYGVDEDTIGRLRADGVLR
- a CDS encoding enoyl-CoA hydratase-related protein, translated to MSASETDGVRFSLRDGVARVTLDRPRVLNAVDAATHDRLNRIWAEIETDPSVRVVVITGAGDRAFSVGADMSAEGVAKTGLEYWADMDPNGFGGLSLRRTLDVPVIARVNGYALGGGLEMVLGADIVVAAEHAQLGLTEPRVGRLALDGGIALLTQRLPHTVAMGMLLTGRKATAAELHAAGLINEVVPAAELDAAVDRWVADILRCAPSSVRAVKQMVTRTAHLAPHEARAMLVPALAEALQGAEQDEGVRAFQEKRPPSWDRTAAASGSAPNGAPSPSEPQEENR
- a CDS encoding MFS transporter; the protein is MIDTGTTSSTSTRPRFSPEVRRGLFSLGLGNTLEWYDWMLFGLLSAFIGPNFFPSDNAVTATLGALSIFAVGFAFRPLGGIILGTLADKIGRRRVMLLSVGMIAVATLVIAFTPTYEQIGIWSGLILLLCRIVQGISTGIEAPLSTAHAVELAPEGREGMVAGVISVYVNLGILLASLVSFFCSLALGSEVMGEWGWRIPFLVGAALGVVVLYLRRTLPETLKADEMAASTTGSVWSGVRRNWLGVLAVIFVVGAVQAYSYAWNTGLPSAARSGFKEDATAVFALTTALGVIMVVGSWVVGRFVDGRPLSKWFVIARLLAIPSVFLMLAYVSPGIGGFALVLLGGSIVLVFNMTLYNVVATSLLPKASRGAGVALGYGIGVALFGGTASYLLVWLQSLGLTWVFPTYVAVLCALSVLFYVLARSRNGLFVGK